In Sardina pilchardus chromosome 8, fSarPil1.1, whole genome shotgun sequence, a genomic segment contains:
- the LOC134089200 gene encoding proheparin-binding EGF-like growth factor, with the protein MKSLIFSCLLCLALCTVVGSVGSAVSFSAHDSLLGASGDLQTSSEYDDLEKERLEEVEMSMTKVQQLSKLGETGDAGSGRGRNRRKGKDKKKNRKAASQAHTPGQRQYTHSSSHTTVEDVCLTTHRDFCIHGQCKFMEDLREPLCICQVGYEGKRCAVQLMKTEHREVDADDEAYAHTALLVIAVMLSVISCSALLLTICVHYKTQRRFQAAFFNPSNEKENPLKNDMMI; encoded by the exons ATGAaatctctcattttctcctgCCTGTTGTGTTTAG CCCTGTGTACTGTGGTGGGGTCAGTGGGTTCGGCGGTGAGCTTCAGTGCCCATGATTCTCTGCTGGGAGCATCCGGCGACCTCCAGACGTCCAGTGAATATGACGACCTTGAGAaggagaggctggaggaggtggagatgagCATGACCAAAG TTCAGCAGCTCAGTAAATTAGGGGAGACGGGAGATGCGGGAAGCGGGAGAGGGCGGAATCGGAGAAAAGGGaaggacaaaaagaaaaacaggaaagCGGCGAGCCAAGCCCACACACCAGGCCagagacagtacacacactccagctcacACACCACCGTCGAGGATGTGTgtctcaccacacacagagacttctGCATACATGGCCAGTGCAAGTTCATGGAGGATCTGAGGGAACCATTGTGCAT CTGTCAGGTGGGGTACGAGGGGAAGCGCTGTGCGGTCCAGCTGATGAAGACGGAGCACAGGGAGGTGGACGCTGACGACGAGGCCTACGCCCACACCGCTCTGCTGGTCATCGCAGTCATGCTGTCCGTCATTAGCTGCTCCGCCCTGCTCCTCACCATCTGTGTGCA CTATAAAACCCAGCGCCGATTCCAGGCTGCTTTCTTTAACCCAAGCAATGAAAAGGAAAACCCTCTGAAAAATGACATGATG ATTTAG
- the LOC134089199 gene encoding sodium-dependent phosphate transporter 2-like isoform X2, translating into MLDEYLWMVIVGFIIAFILAFSVGANDVANSFGTAVGSGVVTLRQACILASIFETLGSMLLGAKVGETIRKGIIDVNLYNETVPVLMAGEVSAMVGSAIWQLIASFLKLPISGTHCIVGATIGFSMVAIGTKGVQWMQLVKIVSSWFISPLLSGLMSGLLFFVIRHFILNKDDPMPNGLRALPLFYATTIGINTFSIMYTGAPLLGLELMPVWAIALITLAGSIVCAGVVWFLVCPWMRRKIAGQLKEEHLSRISDESLDKIPEEEEEAPVFKELPGANGPDDDSVLPLTGPTTPEASGLANGAAPPPNGRFYGRTHSMTNGCLKSPVSNGSFSFDHMRSDGQVYHTVHKDSGLYKDLLHKIHLGRLEDERSASRADNNYRLLRRNNSYTCYTAAICGMPMQPLRAEAATAADDAEKLVGDTVLYSKKRVRYDSYSSYCNAVAEAEIEAEEGGVDVKLASEKTGAPAPPGGLEELPEEEKDEKDRPQVFLLFHFLQILTACFGSFAHGGNDVSNAIGPLVALWMIYEQGGVMQDAATPIWLLFYGGLGICAGLWVWGRRVIQTMGKDLTPITPSRWALLWLWVGCVPRRRWTGDSSGTSSWRGS; encoded by the exons ATGCTGGACGAATATCTGTGGATGGTGATCGTGGGCTTCATCATTGCCTTCATCCTGGCCTTCTCGGTGGGGGCCAACGACGTGGCCAACTCGTTTGGCACGGCGGTGGGCTCGGGCGTGGTGACGCTGCGGCAGGCCTGCATCCTGGCCTCCATCTTCGAGACGCTGGGCTCCATGCTGCTCGGCGCCAAGGTGGGCGAGACCATCCGCAAGGGCATCATCGACGTCAACCTGTACAACGAGACGGTGCCCGTCCTCATGGCAGGAGAGGTCAGCGCCATGGTCG gGTCTGCAATATGGCAGCTGATTGCCTCTTTCCTGAAGCTTCCCATCTCAGGAACACACTGCATCGTGGGAGCCACCATCGGCTTCTCCATGGTTGCTATCGGCACCAAGGGTGTGCAGTGGATGCAACTGGTGAAGATCG TGTCCTCCTGGTTCATCTCCCCCCTGCTGTCTGGCCTGATGTCGGGACTGCTCTTCTTCGTCATCAGGCACTTCATCCTCAACAAG GATGATCCCATGCCCAATGGCTTGAGGGCCCTTCCCCTGTTCTATGCCACTACCATTGGCATCAACACCTTCTCCATTATGTACACTGGAGCCCCAT tgctgGGGCTGGAACTGATGCCAGTATGGGCGATCGCATTGATAACTTTGGCAGGATCAATAGTGTGTGCAGGGGTGGTGTGGTTCTTAGTCTGCCCTTGGATGAGGAGGAAAATTGCTG GCCAGTTGAAAGAGGAGCACCTGTCTCGCATCTCTGATGAGAGCCTGGATAAGATtcccgaggaggaggaggaggcgcccGTCTTCAAGGAGCTCCCGGGCGCCAACGGCCCCGACGACGACTCCGTGCTGCCCCTCACAGGCCCCACCACGCCAGAGGCCAGCGGCCTGGCCAACGGGGCCGCGCCGCCCCCCAACGGACGCTTCTACG GTCGCACTCACTCCATGACCAACGGCTGCCTCAAGTCCCCGGTGTCCAACGGCAGCTTCAGCTTCGACCACATGCGCAGCGACGGGCAGGTGTACCACACGGTGCACAAGGACTCGGGCCTGTACAAGGACCTGCTTCACAAGATCCACCTGGGCCGGCTGGAGGACGAGCGCAGCGCCTCGCGCGCCGACAACAACTACCGGCTGCTGCGCCGCAACAACAGCTACACGTGCTACACGGCCGCCATCTGCGGCATGCCCATGCAGCCGCTGCGCGCCGaggccgccaccgccgccgacGACGCCGAGAAGCTGGTGGGCGACACGGTGCTCTACTCCAAGAAGCGCGTGCGCTACGACAGCTACTCCAGCTACTGCAACGCCGTGGCCGAGGCCGAGATCGAGGCCGAGGAGGGCGGCGTGGACGTCAAGCTGGCCTCGGAGAAGACGGGCGCGCCGGCGCCCCCCGGTGGCCTGGAGGAGCTGCccgaggaggagaaggacgaGAAGGACCGGCCGCAGGTGTTCCTGCTCTTCCACTTCCTGCAGATCCTCACCGCCTGCTTCGGCTCGTTCGCCCACGGAGGCAATGACGTCAG CAATGCCATTGGCCCGCTGGTGGCGCTGTGGATGATCTACGAGCAGGGCGGCGTGATGCAGGACGCGGCCACCCCCATCTGGCTGCTGTTCTACGGGGGCCTGGGCATCTGCGCCGGCCTGTGGGTCTGGGGCCGCCGCGTCATCCAGACCATGGGCAAGGACctcacccccatcaccccctCCAG gtgggCTCTGTTGTGGCTGTGGGTTGGCTGCGTTCCAAGAAGGCGGTGGACtggcgactcttccggaacatCTTCCTGGCGTGGTTCGTGA
- the LOC134089199 gene encoding sodium-dependent phosphate transporter 2-like isoform X1: protein MLDEYLWMVIVGFIIAFILAFSVGANDVANSFGTAVGSGVVTLRQACILASIFETLGSMLLGAKVGETIRKGIIDVNLYNETVPVLMAGEVSAMVGSAIWQLIASFLKLPISGTHCIVGATIGFSMVAIGTKGVQWMQLVKIVSSWFISPLLSGLMSGLLFFVIRHFILNKDDPMPNGLRALPLFYATTIGINTFSIMYTGAPLLGLELMPVWAIALITLAGSIVCAGVVWFLVCPWMRRKIAGQLKEEHLSRISDESLDKIPEEEEEAPVFKELPGANGPDDDSVLPLTGPTTPEASGLANGAAPPPNGRFYGRTHSMTNGCLKSPVSNGSFSFDHMRSDGQVYHTVHKDSGLYKDLLHKIHLGRLEDERSASRADNNYRLLRRNNSYTCYTAAICGMPMQPLRAEAATAADDAEKLVGDTVLYSKKRVRYDSYSSYCNAVAEAEIEAEEGGVDVKLASEKTGAPAPPGGLEELPEEEKDEKDRPQVFLLFHFLQILTACFGSFAHGGNDVSNAIGPLVALWMIYEQGGVMQDAATPIWLLFYGGLGICAGLWVWGRRVIQTMGKDLTPITPSSGFTIELASALTVVLASNIGIPVSTTHCKVGSVVAVGWLRSKKAVDWRLFRNIFLAWFVTVPVAGLFSAAVMALFVYGILPYV from the exons ATGCTGGACGAATATCTGTGGATGGTGATCGTGGGCTTCATCATTGCCTTCATCCTGGCCTTCTCGGTGGGGGCCAACGACGTGGCCAACTCGTTTGGCACGGCGGTGGGCTCGGGCGTGGTGACGCTGCGGCAGGCCTGCATCCTGGCCTCCATCTTCGAGACGCTGGGCTCCATGCTGCTCGGCGCCAAGGTGGGCGAGACCATCCGCAAGGGCATCATCGACGTCAACCTGTACAACGAGACGGTGCCCGTCCTCATGGCAGGAGAGGTCAGCGCCATGGTCG gGTCTGCAATATGGCAGCTGATTGCCTCTTTCCTGAAGCTTCCCATCTCAGGAACACACTGCATCGTGGGAGCCACCATCGGCTTCTCCATGGTTGCTATCGGCACCAAGGGTGTGCAGTGGATGCAACTGGTGAAGATCG TGTCCTCCTGGTTCATCTCCCCCCTGCTGTCTGGCCTGATGTCGGGACTGCTCTTCTTCGTCATCAGGCACTTCATCCTCAACAAG GATGATCCCATGCCCAATGGCTTGAGGGCCCTTCCCCTGTTCTATGCCACTACCATTGGCATCAACACCTTCTCCATTATGTACACTGGAGCCCCAT tgctgGGGCTGGAACTGATGCCAGTATGGGCGATCGCATTGATAACTTTGGCAGGATCAATAGTGTGTGCAGGGGTGGTGTGGTTCTTAGTCTGCCCTTGGATGAGGAGGAAAATTGCTG GCCAGTTGAAAGAGGAGCACCTGTCTCGCATCTCTGATGAGAGCCTGGATAAGATtcccgaggaggaggaggaggcgcccGTCTTCAAGGAGCTCCCGGGCGCCAACGGCCCCGACGACGACTCCGTGCTGCCCCTCACAGGCCCCACCACGCCAGAGGCCAGCGGCCTGGCCAACGGGGCCGCGCCGCCCCCCAACGGACGCTTCTACG GTCGCACTCACTCCATGACCAACGGCTGCCTCAAGTCCCCGGTGTCCAACGGCAGCTTCAGCTTCGACCACATGCGCAGCGACGGGCAGGTGTACCACACGGTGCACAAGGACTCGGGCCTGTACAAGGACCTGCTTCACAAGATCCACCTGGGCCGGCTGGAGGACGAGCGCAGCGCCTCGCGCGCCGACAACAACTACCGGCTGCTGCGCCGCAACAACAGCTACACGTGCTACACGGCCGCCATCTGCGGCATGCCCATGCAGCCGCTGCGCGCCGaggccgccaccgccgccgacGACGCCGAGAAGCTGGTGGGCGACACGGTGCTCTACTCCAAGAAGCGCGTGCGCTACGACAGCTACTCCAGCTACTGCAACGCCGTGGCCGAGGCCGAGATCGAGGCCGAGGAGGGCGGCGTGGACGTCAAGCTGGCCTCGGAGAAGACGGGCGCGCCGGCGCCCCCCGGTGGCCTGGAGGAGCTGCccgaggaggagaaggacgaGAAGGACCGGCCGCAGGTGTTCCTGCTCTTCCACTTCCTGCAGATCCTCACCGCCTGCTTCGGCTCGTTCGCCCACGGAGGCAATGACGTCAG CAATGCCATTGGCCCGCTGGTGGCGCTGTGGATGATCTACGAGCAGGGCGGCGTGATGCAGGACGCGGCCACCCCCATCTGGCTGCTGTTCTACGGGGGCCTGGGCATCTGCGCCGGCCTGTGGGTCTGGGGCCGCCGCGTCATCCAGACCATGGGCAAGGACctcacccccatcaccccctCCAG TGGATTCACTATAGAGTTGGCCTCCGCACTCACTGTTGTGCTCGCTTCCAATATTGGAATTCCTGTCAGTACCACCCACTGCAAG gtgggCTCTGTTGTGGCTGTGGGTTGGCTGCGTTCCAAGAAGGCGGTGGACtggcgactcttccggaacatCTTCCTGGCGTGGTTCGTGACGGTGCCGGTGGCCGGCCTGTTCAGCGCCGCCGTCATGGCCCTGTTCGTGTACGGCATCCTGCCCTACGTCTGA